A single Temnothorax longispinosus isolate EJ_2023e unplaced genomic scaffold, Tlon_JGU_v1 HiC_scaffold_58, whole genome shotgun sequence DNA region contains:
- the LOC139824800 gene encoding lysosomal acid glucosylceramidase-like, with translation MFFQKFQKRNSCNFRLIGSSPLEIRKVILGSWDRGEEYALDIIENLSHWTVGWVDWNMALNKNGAPNWAKNYVDSPIIVMPENDEFYKQPMFYAISHFSSFVPRDSYRILSTGLESNQDIEAIAFLTPEQQIVIVAVNKGSSPVAITVKDKYTDSKINLNLSAKSFNTLLYLAQQ, from the exons ATGTTTTTccaaaagtttcaaaaaagaaattcatgTAATTTTCGCCTCATAGGTAGCAGCCCCTTAGAAATAAGAAAGGTAATATTGGGATCATGGGACCGAGGAGAAGAATATGCCTTAGATATAATCGAG aaCTTGTCGCATTGGACAGTCGGATGGGTAGATTGGAATATGGCGCTCAATAAGAATGGGGCACCAAATTGGGCTAAAAATTATGTGGATTCCCCGATTATCGTAATGCCGGAGAACGATGAATTCTACAAGCAGCCGATGTTTTACGCGATTTCTCACTTCAGCAGCTTTGTGCCACGGGATTCTTACAGAATCTTATCTACAGGTCTTGAAAGCAATCAAGATATTGAAGCGATAGCTTTTTTGACGCCCGAACAACAGATTGTTATCGTGGCCGTTAACAa AGGTTCTTCACCTGTTGCTATAACAGTGAAAGATAAGTATACCGacagcaaaataaatttaaatctatctgCCAAGTCTttcaatacattattatatttagcgCAGCAATAA
- the LOC139824799 gene encoding large ribosomal subunit protein mL65-like yields MFAHIRQRLLFNTVIKYGKQKGYSSTSAVSEVKSEVKSEAEDVAEPIYPPVKDLSWKAQRKRNRQAWYDKIKGLETVEEKQFEINMPRYYGWKSLILKEHVIPYNALAHAQYYTRTHVVQESGLPAFYNNIVSTEQLDRMVQAVKSDIEDNIIFEHCIRRRDHEIPPDKFPLDENVKAHDRKIYMEEVISKALIHRINKTMLIHLAPENLHLLHAEVDFEPRLEASWFMGSLYPSTFRRLKRKSIEFMKDDADDPIDLPVQYIGQPVMHLRHKHPLREIIPLSDCENSALDVPMFKLNPGVLTYNFEKKHLTNIPGFWPGDESEFGLLSYHNCTYLQTRPEKYNDTSTALTVQAILSSYSWLLSQACYQGFSTFNDITYPLTTQTVITNGQWWSFFVYQLNTTLVHSEHADENPKRNICWVTEPIKLFDKIENEKVHGLNEEVLKTLIKFYMNVSEERTGVDLKPYLGKSVKVVADIEHDERRNWLEKQYKYLVNNRPRHRRTPEIYDWQKIYLIRFKTRPLDKKREPWQFGVKAYKRRLDDHCPPYIPRCLRGAKSPKMRQKGRFAKTYYP; encoded by the exons ATGTTCGCTCATATTCGACAGAGGCTATTATTTAATACGGTAATCAAGTATGGCAAACAGAAGGGATACAGCAGTACATCGGCTGTCAGCGAAGTCAAGAGTGAAGTCAAGAGCGAAGCAGAAGATGTGGCAGAGCCAATATATCCGCCTGTTAAAGACCTAAGCTGGAAAGCTCAGAGGAAGAGGAACAGACAAGCTTGGTATGACAAGATTAAGGGCTTAGAAACCGTGGAGGAGAAACAATTTGAGATCAACATGCCACGTTATTACGGCTGGAAGTCGCTGATCCTAAAGGAACATGTTATACCATACAATGCTCTGGCACATGCGCAATATTATACGAGAACACATGTTGTCCAGGAATCTGGTCTCCCAGCATTTTACAACAATATAGTTTCCACCGAGCAATTGGATAGGATGGTACAAGCAGTCAAGAGTGACAtagaagataatataattttcgaacATTGCATTAGACG AAGAGACCATGAGATACCACCAGATAAGTTCCCATTGGACGAAAACGTTAAGGCTCatgacagaaaaatatatatggaagAAGTTATATCTAAAGCGTTAATTCacagaattaataaaacaatgcTGATACATCTCGCCCCTGAAAATCTGCACTTATTGCACGCTGAAGTCGATTTTGAACCGAGATTAGAAGCATCTTGGTTTATGGGTAGTTTATATCCCTCTACTTTTCGAAGGTTGAAAAGAAAGTCTATTGAATTTATGAAGGATGATGCTGATGACCCAATAGATTTGCCTGTTCAATATATTGGTCAGCCTGTCATGCATTTAAGGCATAAACATCCCCTGAGAGAGATTATTCCCTTAAGCGATTGTGAAAATTCAGCTTTAGACGTACCTATGTTCAAATTGAATCCCGGTGTATTgacttataattttgaaaagaaacaCTTGACCAATATACCCGGCTTTTGGCCTGGTGATGAAAGTGAATTCGGACTTTTATCGTATCACAACTGCACGTACTTGCAGACAAGGccagaaaaatataacgacACCTCTACAGCACTTACAGTACAGGCTATATTATCATCTTACAGCTGGTTATTATCGCAAGCTTGTTATCAAG GTTTCTCTACTTTTAACGATATCACGTATCCATTAACCACTCAAACGGTTATAACAAACGGACAATGGTGGTCGTTTTTTGTTTACCAACTCAACACTACTTTAGTGCATTCTGAGCACGCGGATGAAAATCCGAAGCGCAACATTTGTTGGGTTACAGAGCcgataaaattattcgataaaatagaaaacgagaaagttCACGGTTTAAATGAAGAAGTTttgaaaactttaattaagttttacatgAATGTTTCTGAGGAAAGGACGGGCGTAGACTTGAAACCATATTTAGGGAAATCCGTGAAAGTAGTAGCCGACATAGAACACGATGAAAGGAGAAATTGGCTCgaaaaacaatataagtaTCTCGTGAACAACAGGCCGAGGCACAG acGGACACCGGAAATATATGATTGGCAAAAAATCTATTTGATACGATTTAAAACTCGTCCGTTGGATAAGAAACGTGAACCTTGGCAATTCGGCGTTAAAGCGTACAAACGTAGATTAGATGATCATTGTCCACCCTATATACCAAGATGTTTACGAGGTGCCAAATCTCCCAAAATGAGACAGAAGGGACGATTTGCAAAAACGTACTACCCATAA
- the LOC139824801 gene encoding uncharacterized protein, with protein sequence MFTKIRKRLGKIFSWKNIPPLTFDDPTVWYQLTYVNLSNCSGICGITTLPKELGALPDLEKLVLSNNGFGASGEFKWHWLQQTAIQNNLRFLDLSKNSLTELPACIGKLSALTELIVCHNSLKYLPQSIGNLRNLKVLKLSDNKLLYLPGSMINNVLKTLDVSTNADFLTFDIIVVHTQLLTLRSLVAKVILKNRSTYCDKDSISPESLEYLEKTNYCLYCKSPCFESYITKFARLNSLYVADMPILDGDERKRPILSFECYFCSYDCFEIWSICNG encoded by the exons ATGTTTACGAAAATAAGGAAACGTTTAGGAAAAATCTTCAGTTGGAAAAACATTCCACCTCTTACATTCGATGATCCTACAGTATGGTACCAGCTAACATACGTGAACTTATCAAACTGCAGTGGAATCTGTGGAATCACCACTTTGCCAAAAGAGTTGGGCGCTTTACCCGACCTTGAAAAGCTCGTTCTGTCGAACAATGGTTTTGGAGCGTCCGGCGAATTTAAATGGCACTGGCTACAACAAACGGCCATTCAGAATAATCTACGTTTTCTAGACTTGAGCAAGAATTCA CTGACTGAGCTACCGGCGTGCATCGGGAAGTTAAGTGCTTTGACAGAGCTGATAGTTTGCCACAACTCGCTGAAATACTTGCCGCAGAGCATCGGAAATCTACGAAACTTGAAAGTTTTGAAATTGTCGGAtaacaaattgttatatttaccgGGAAGTATGATAAATAACGTGCTGAAAACTTTGGACGTTTCGACTAACGCAGATTTTCTTACATTTGACATTATTGTCGTTCACACACAATTATTGACGCTTCGTAGCTTGGTAGCTAAAGTGATCTTGAAGAACAG ATCAACATATTGCGACAAAGACAGCATATCGCCTGAGTCGCTCGAGTATCTTGAGAAAACGAATTATTGCCTTTATTGCAAGAGTCCCTGCTTCGAATCTTATATAACGAAGTTCGCGCGGCTTAATTCGCTCTATGTTGCCGATATGCCGATATTGGACGGAGACGAAAGAAAAAGACCAATCTTGTCTTTCGAATGTTACTTCTGTTCGTACGATTGCTTTGAAATATGGAGCATTTGTAATGGCTAG
- the LOC139824802 gene encoding uncharacterized protein, whose product MFTKIRKRLRKFFSRNNNNVPSSLTFDDPTVWYQLTYVNLSNCSGITTLPKELGALPHLEKLVLSNNGFGVSVEFKWHWLQQTAIQNNLRFLDLSKNSLTELPACIGKLSALTELIVCHNSLRFLPRDLGTLPHLEKLVLSNNGFGASHEFEWHWLQQTAIQNNLRFLDLSKNSLMIVLPACIGKLSALTELIVCHNSLRYLPQSIGNLRNLRFLRSSNNKLFYLPGSMMNMQLETLDVSTNDFLTLDGTLIFKELTLRTLAAKVVLKNRSTYRKERDNIPPELFKQFESLETETNYCLHCNRPCLDSYITEFTRLNPLCIANTTILDTEENEILSFQCYFCSPDCREKSRICNIWLE is encoded by the exons ATGTTTACGAAAATAAGGAAACGTTTACGAAAATTCTTCAGTCGGAACAATAATAACGTTCCATCCTCTCTTACATTCGATGATCCTACAGTATGGTACCAGCTAACATACGTGAACTTATCAAACTGCAGTGGAATCACCACTTTGCCAAAAGAGTTGGGCGCCTTACCCCACCTTGAAAAGCTCGTTCTGTCGAACAATGGTTTTGGAGTGTCCGTCGAATTTAAATGGCACTGGCTACAACAAACGGCCATTCAGAATAATCTACGTTTTCTAGACTTGAGCAAGAATTCA TTGACTGAACTACCGGCGTGCATCGGGAAGTTAAGTGCTTTGACAGAGCTGATAGTTTGCCATAACTCGCTGAGATTTTTGCCGCGGGATTTGGGCACCTTACCTCACCTTGAGAAGCTCGTTCTATCGAACAATGGTTTTGGAGCGTCTCACGAATTTGAATGGCACTGGCTGCAACAAACGGCCATTCAGAATAATCTACGTTTTCTGGATCTGAGCAAGAATTCa TTGATGATTGTACTACCGGCGTGCATCGGGAAGTTAAGTGCTTTGACAGAGCTGATAGTTTGCCACAACTCGCTGAGATATTTGCCGCAGAGCATCGGAAATCTACGAAACTTGCGATTTTTGAGATCATCGAATAACAAATTGTTCTATTTACCGGGAAGTATGATGAACATGCAACTGGAAACTTTGGACGTTTCGACGAATGACTTTCTTACACTTGATGGTACTCTTATTTTCAAGGAGTTGACGCTTCGTACCTTGGCAGCTAAAGTGGTCTTGAAGAACAG ATCAACATACcgaaaagaaagagacaaCATACCACCTGAGTTGTTCAAGCAGTTCGAGTCTCTTGAGACTGAAACGAATTATTGCCTTCATTGCAATAGGCCTTGCTTAGACTCTTATATAACGGAGTTCACGAGGCTTAACCCGCTCTGTATTGCCAATACGACGATATTGGACACAGAAGAAAACGAAATCTTGTCTTTTCAATGTTACTTCTGTTCGCCCGATTGCCGTGAAAAATCGAGGATTTGTAATATTTGGTTGGAGTAG